Proteins from one Microbacterium faecale genomic window:
- the recN gene encoding DNA repair protein RecN, whose translation MIEEMRLTGLGVIADAALPMGPGFTAITGETGAGKTMVVTGLGLLMGQRADSQTVRSGDAHASVEGIWLVPENGPVADRVREAGGEIEPAGDERGELYLSRTIAAEGRSRAAVGGRAAPAGVLADLADLLVAVHGQSDQLRLKSQPAQRDALDRFGGDVVRDALSAYRTAFDAWTKIDAELVALVTDRDARAAEAERLRVQLGEIEAVAPDPGEDVAVAERAERLQNAEALREAAQAAREALSSEDGTGDVATLLGEARHALDRATDPALDSVRELVADLAIRAGDAAGELSSYLADLDEEGPHELQAVEERRAALADLVRLHGSLDEAIALLETGSARLAELDDDGDRVERLQEESDTALAELDRAAGRLSAERRTAAEHLGTRVTEELRALAMPDATLVVEVSDGAASAYGRDEVAFLLAPHVGSDPRPVAKSASGGELSRVMLAIEVVIAATDPVPTFIFDEVDAGIGGAAAIEVGRRLAKLAETSQVIAVTHLAQVAAFAENHLSVVKSSDGTITASSVTRLAGAEREAEMARLLSGMADSDAALEHARELLSLRASV comes from the coding sequence GTGATCGAGGAGATGCGACTGACCGGACTCGGCGTCATCGCTGACGCCGCCTTGCCGATGGGGCCGGGGTTCACGGCTATTACGGGCGAGACCGGCGCCGGCAAGACCATGGTCGTCACGGGGCTCGGTCTGCTCATGGGGCAGCGCGCCGACAGCCAAACGGTGCGCTCCGGCGATGCGCACGCGAGCGTCGAGGGGATCTGGCTCGTTCCGGAGAACGGGCCCGTCGCCGACCGCGTACGTGAGGCGGGTGGCGAGATCGAACCGGCCGGCGACGAGCGCGGCGAACTCTACCTGTCGCGCACCATCGCGGCCGAGGGGCGCAGCCGCGCCGCCGTGGGAGGGCGGGCCGCACCGGCGGGCGTGCTCGCCGATCTCGCGGATCTGCTCGTCGCGGTGCACGGACAGTCCGACCAGCTGCGTCTGAAGTCGCAGCCGGCGCAGCGGGACGCCCTGGACCGCTTCGGCGGCGACGTCGTGCGCGATGCGCTCTCCGCGTACCGCACGGCCTTCGACGCATGGACGAAGATCGACGCCGAGCTCGTGGCGCTCGTCACGGATCGCGACGCGCGTGCCGCAGAGGCGGAGAGACTGCGCGTGCAGCTCGGCGAGATCGAGGCTGTCGCGCCGGATCCCGGGGAAGACGTCGCGGTGGCCGAGCGTGCCGAGCGATTGCAGAACGCGGAGGCGCTGCGCGAGGCCGCACAGGCCGCGCGTGAGGCGCTCTCGAGCGAAGACGGGACGGGCGACGTCGCGACGCTCCTGGGGGAGGCGCGGCACGCTCTCGATCGCGCGACCGATCCCGCGCTGGATTCCGTCCGGGAGCTCGTCGCGGATCTCGCGATCCGTGCCGGTGATGCGGCAGGGGAGCTGTCCAGCTATCTCGCGGATCTCGATGAAGAGGGGCCCCACGAACTGCAGGCCGTGGAGGAACGACGAGCGGCGCTCGCCGATCTCGTGCGCCTGCACGGATCCCTCGATGAGGCGATCGCGCTGCTCGAGACCGGATCCGCTCGCCTCGCCGAGCTCGACGACGACGGTGACCGCGTCGAGCGACTCCAGGAGGAGAGCGACACGGCGCTGGCCGAGCTCGACCGCGCGGCGGGCCGACTGAGCGCGGAGCGCCGGACCGCGGCCGAACACCTGGGCACTCGCGTGACCGAGGAGCTGCGGGCCCTCGCGATGCCGGACGCCACGCTCGTCGTCGAGGTCAGCGACGGCGCCGCGTCTGCGTACGGCCGCGACGAGGTCGCCTTCCTGCTTGCCCCGCATGTCGGATCCGATCCTCGCCCCGTCGCGAAGAGTGCGTCGGGTGGCGAGCTCAGCCGCGTCATGCTCGCGATCGAGGTCGTCATCGCCGCGACCGATCCTGTGCCGACCTTCATCTTCGACGAGGTCGATGCGGGCATCGGCGGCGCGGCCGCGATCGAGGTCGGCCGGCGCCTCGCGAAACTCGCGGAGACGTCGCAGGTGATCGCGGTCACGCACCTCGCGCAGGTCGCCGCATTCGCCGAGAATCATCTCAGCGTCGTGAAGTCGAGCGACGGCACGATCACCGCTTCGAGCGTTACGCGCCTCGCCGGAGCCGAGCGCGAGGCCGAGATGGCCCGGCTGCTGAGCGGCATGGCTGACTCCGACGCGGCTCTCGAGCATGCCCGCGAGCTCCTGTCGCTTCGGGCGTCGGTGTGA
- a CDS encoding NUDIX domain-containing protein: MTSGSNPSAEIRDEPFEVDVARSETVYNGYVWDVREDTFRYGPTSLVRHYLDHTGAVAVVALDDDDRVLLIQQYRHPIGTRDWEIPAGLLDIEGEDPRDTAVRELAEEADLVADTWEELGSFTPSPGGSSELIHIFLATGVRAATETFERRDEEADIRTAWVPLDDVVQAIVEGHLHNAAMTIGVLLAARRRSA, translated from the coding sequence ATGACCTCGGGATCGAACCCGTCCGCAGAGATTCGCGACGAGCCGTTCGAGGTCGACGTCGCGCGCAGCGAGACCGTCTACAACGGCTACGTCTGGGATGTCCGTGAGGACACGTTCCGGTATGGTCCGACGTCCCTCGTGCGGCACTACCTCGACCACACGGGCGCCGTCGCGGTCGTCGCGCTCGACGACGACGACCGAGTGCTGCTGATCCAGCAGTACCGGCACCCGATCGGTACGCGCGACTGGGAGATCCCGGCCGGGCTGCTCGACATCGAGGGTGAGGATCCCCGCGACACGGCCGTGCGCGAGCTTGCCGAGGAAGCGGACCTCGTGGCGGACACGTGGGAGGAGCTCGGCTCGTTCACGCCGTCTCCCGGTGGCTCCAGCGAGCTCATCCACATCTTCCTCGCCACCGGCGTGCGCGCGGCGACCGAGACGTTCGAGCGCCGCGACGAAGAGGCCGACATCCGCACCGCGTGGGTTCCGCTCGACGACGTCGTGCAGGCGATCGTCGAGGGCCACCTCCACAACGCGGCAATGACGATCGGCGTGCTGCTCGCCGCGCGACGGAGATCTGCATAG
- a CDS encoding NAD kinase, which produces MNARNILIVAHAFRDDTVAAAARIAGIVEELGATPVFEAGDRTELTALVPQLASARVLGLDVPLADLDAAIVLGGDGTILRAAELVRGGTAPVLGINMGHVGFLAEIERDDMDDAVQRVIVGDYQVEERLALEVKVRDHAGRVVYETWALNEASIEKQSRERMIELVIGVDGRPLSSFGADGCVVATPTGSTAYNFSAGGPVVWPSVEAMAVVPISAHALFARPLVVGPEQHIAVEVAGISGSHGVLWCDGRRTHPLPPGARVSIGRSSDPVRLARLHPTAFTDRLVAKFQLPVHGWRGPSGSAMTDAVPVIPPARATNDEGTRPE; this is translated from the coding sequence ATGAACGCGCGCAACATCCTGATCGTCGCGCACGCTTTCCGCGATGACACCGTCGCGGCTGCCGCGCGCATCGCCGGTATCGTCGAGGAGCTCGGGGCCACACCCGTCTTCGAAGCGGGCGACCGGACCGAACTCACCGCCCTCGTCCCGCAGCTGGCGAGTGCTCGCGTGCTGGGCCTGGACGTGCCGCTCGCCGACCTCGACGCCGCGATCGTCCTCGGCGGCGACGGCACGATCCTGCGCGCGGCGGAGCTCGTGCGAGGAGGCACCGCCCCCGTCCTCGGAATCAACATGGGACACGTCGGCTTCCTCGCCGAGATCGAACGTGACGACATGGACGACGCCGTCCAGCGCGTCATCGTCGGCGACTACCAGGTGGAGGAGCGTCTCGCGCTCGAGGTGAAGGTGCGCGACCACGCGGGGCGCGTCGTGTACGAGACGTGGGCTCTCAACGAGGCATCGATCGAGAAGCAGTCCCGTGAGCGCATGATCGAGCTCGTCATCGGCGTCGACGGACGCCCGCTGTCGAGCTTCGGCGCCGATGGGTGCGTCGTGGCGACGCCGACCGGATCCACCGCGTACAACTTCTCGGCGGGCGGCCCGGTCGTCTGGCCGAGCGTCGAAGCGATGGCGGTCGTGCCGATCTCGGCCCACGCGCTCTTCGCCCGCCCCCTCGTGGTCGGGCCGGAACAGCACATCGCGGTCGAGGTCGCCGGCATCTCCGGATCCCACGGCGTGCTCTGGTGCGACGGGCGCCGCACGCACCCGCTGCCTCCGGGCGCGCGAGTCTCGATCGGACGTTCGTCGGACCCCGTACGGCTCGCGCGCCTCCACCCGACGGCGTTCACCGACCGCCTCGTCGCGAAGTTCCAGCTTCCTGTTCACGGGTGGCGCGGCCCCAGCGGATCCGCCATGACTGACGCTGTTCCCGTTATCCCACCCGCCCGCGCGACGAACGACGAAGGGACGCGCCCCGAGTGA
- the xerD gene encoding site-specific tyrosine recombinase XerD: MLLDHAVESYLRHISIERGLSDHTVEAYRRDLAGYTAWLGERDVTATDGVTTDLVNAFVAEIASADPQPAASSLARLQSSVRGLHRFLAREGIVDEDPSVRLTPPKQGQKLPKALTIDEVEALLAAPSGEDPIGIRDRALLELLYATGARVSEAIGLDVDDLRAGEVLRLRGKGDKERIVPVGSFARAAVDAYLTRVRPALAAKSTATPKLFLGARGRPLSRQSAWLVIQKAAEAANLTAHVSPHTLRHSFATHLLQGGADVRVVQELLGHASVTTTQIYTHVSADALRDIYQSAHPRAV; encoded by the coding sequence GTGCTGCTGGATCATGCGGTCGAGAGCTATCTGCGTCACATCTCGATCGAGCGCGGCCTCAGCGACCACACGGTCGAGGCGTACCGTCGCGACCTTGCTGGTTACACCGCATGGCTCGGCGAGCGGGACGTGACCGCGACCGACGGCGTCACGACGGATCTCGTGAACGCGTTCGTCGCCGAGATCGCGTCCGCGGATCCGCAGCCCGCCGCCTCGTCACTCGCCCGACTCCAGTCGTCCGTGCGCGGATTGCATCGTTTCCTTGCGCGCGAGGGAATCGTCGATGAGGATCCGTCCGTTCGGCTGACGCCTCCGAAACAGGGACAAAAGCTGCCGAAGGCCCTCACGATCGACGAGGTCGAGGCGCTGCTTGCGGCGCCGTCCGGCGAGGATCCGATCGGCATCCGCGATCGCGCGCTGCTTGAGCTGTTGTACGCGACGGGCGCGCGCGTCTCCGAGGCGATCGGGCTCGACGTCGACGACCTTCGGGCCGGCGAGGTCCTGCGGTTGCGCGGCAAGGGCGACAAAGAGCGCATCGTGCCCGTGGGATCCTTCGCCCGCGCCGCCGTCGACGCCTACCTCACGCGCGTGAGGCCAGCGCTCGCCGCGAAGAGCACGGCGACGCCGAAGCTCTTCCTCGGTGCACGCGGCCGGCCCCTGTCGCGGCAGAGTGCGTGGCTCGTGATCCAGAAGGCCGCCGAGGCCGCGAACCTCACGGCGCACGTCTCGCCGCACACGCTCCGCCACTCGTTCGCGACGCACCTGCTCCAGGGCGGGGCCGATGTGCGCGTCGTGCAGGAACTGCTCGGGCACGCCTCCGTCACGACGACGCAGATCTACACCCACGTCTCCGCCGACGCGCTCCGCGACATCTACCAGAGTGCGCATCCTCGAGCGGTCTGA
- a CDS encoding CTP synthase: protein MTTTSDADGFDTTKHIFVTGGVVSSLGKGLTAASLGNLLTARGLHVVMQKLDPYLNVDPGTMNPFQHGEVFVTDDGAETDLDIGHYERFLDINLSQAANVTTGQIYSKVIERERRGEYLGDTVQVIPHITDEIKRRMRLQAADKPKPDVIITEVGGTVGDIESQPFLEAARQLRHELGRDNVFFVHVSLVPFMGASGEQKTKPTQHSVAALRQVGIQPDALVLRSDRPVTEANMSKIALMCDVESDAVVNTVDLPSIYDIPSTLNEQGLDRVIIKKLGLAKAVDVDWSRWQKVLDAVHHPRHEVTIGLVGKYIDLPDAYLSVTEALKAGGFALDTNVVIRWIPSDLCETPEGAREHLGSVDGICVPGGFGIRGIEGKLGALRFAREQGIPTLGLCLGLQCMVIEFARNVAGLEGASSSEFDPGTAVPVIATMAEQVDIIGGGDLGGTMRLGLYPAALAEGSLAAEVYGTTAVEERHRHRFEVNNAYRQQIADAGLTFSGLNPQLDLVEFVELPRDQHPYYIATQAHPELRSRPTEAHPLFRGLVAAAIERARSSELFEVEE from the coding sequence GTGACCACGACTTCTGACGCGGACGGCTTCGACACCACCAAACACATCTTCGTGACGGGTGGTGTCGTCTCTTCTCTCGGCAAGGGATTGACTGCCGCGAGTCTCGGTAATCTGCTGACGGCGCGCGGGCTCCACGTCGTCATGCAGAAGCTCGACCCGTACCTCAACGTCGACCCGGGAACGATGAATCCGTTCCAGCACGGCGAGGTGTTCGTCACCGACGACGGGGCCGAGACCGATCTCGACATCGGCCACTACGAACGTTTCCTCGACATCAATCTGTCGCAGGCCGCCAACGTGACGACGGGCCAGATCTACTCGAAGGTTATCGAGCGCGAGCGGCGCGGGGAGTACCTCGGCGACACCGTGCAGGTGATCCCGCACATCACCGACGAGATCAAGCGCCGGATGCGCCTGCAGGCCGCGGACAAGCCGAAGCCCGACGTGATCATCACGGAGGTCGGCGGCACGGTCGGCGACATCGAGTCGCAGCCATTCCTCGAGGCGGCGCGCCAGCTGCGGCACGAGCTCGGTCGCGACAACGTCTTCTTCGTGCACGTCTCGCTCGTGCCCTTCATGGGGGCGTCCGGCGAGCAGAAGACCAAGCCGACGCAGCACTCCGTGGCCGCACTGCGCCAGGTCGGTATCCAGCCTGACGCGCTCGTGCTGCGCAGCGACCGGCCGGTCACCGAGGCCAACATGAGCAAGATCGCGCTCATGTGCGACGTCGAATCCGACGCCGTCGTGAACACGGTCGACCTCCCGAGCATCTACGACATCCCGTCGACGCTCAACGAGCAGGGCCTCGACCGCGTCATCATCAAGAAGCTCGGTCTCGCGAAGGCCGTCGACGTCGACTGGTCGCGGTGGCAGAAGGTCCTCGACGCGGTGCACCACCCGCGGCACGAGGTCACGATCGGCCTCGTCGGCAAGTACATCGACCTGCCCGACGCCTACCTGTCGGTGACCGAGGCGCTCAAGGCGGGCGGCTTCGCGCTCGACACGAACGTCGTCATCCGCTGGATCCCCTCCGACCTCTGCGAGACGCCGGAAGGCGCGCGCGAGCATCTCGGATCCGTGGACGGTATCTGCGTGCCCGGGGGATTCGGGATCCGCGGCATCGAGGGCAAGCTCGGCGCGCTTCGGTTCGCGCGCGAGCAAGGAATCCCCACGCTCGGGCTGTGCCTCGGGCTGCAGTGCATGGTCATCGAGTTCGCGCGGAACGTCGCCGGACTCGAGGGGGCATCCTCGAGCGAGTTCGACCCGGGCACGGCCGTCCCGGTCATCGCGACGATGGCCGAGCAGGTCGACATCATCGGCGGGGGCGACCTCGGCGGCACGATGCGTCTCGGCCTCTACCCGGCAGCACTCGCGGAGGGGTCCCTCGCGGCCGAGGTATACGGCACGACGGCCGTGGAAGAGCGTCACCGTCACCGCTTCGAAGTCAACAACGCCTACCGCCAGCAGATCGCGGATGCCGGACTGACGTTCTCCGGCCTCAACCCGCAGCTCGACCTCGTCGAGTTCGTCGAGCTGCCGCGCGACCAGCATCCGTACTACATCGCGACGCAGGCCCACCCCGAGCTCCGCTCACGCCCGACGGAGGCCCACCCGCTGTTCCGTGGCCTCGTGGCCGCGGCGATCGAGCGGGCGCGGTCCAGCGAGCTGTTCGAGGTCGAGGAATGA